The proteins below come from a single Plodia interpunctella isolate USDA-ARS_2022_Savannah chromosome 21, ilPloInte3.2, whole genome shotgun sequence genomic window:
- the LOC128678965 gene encoding SANT and BTB domain regulator of class switch recombination isoform X5: MKTAYQVYEHLEGDEDEGNKINWEELTKLTVLNHVIEQQERDLLHQTAFSCPKPLISKSDTAIEKKNSMDRLEKRYSCSEIEGSRRRSLPPEARVEMLGVWTEANLNCKLNDVINEGILDSILPYLVGYKKPTKTTSTYAPVIKKASTSSTDIKKPASFQGFVTEKESRDRLGRRKSSVIAAQERIAQKQDGDVEIHVCDEVKGLKKDFRCPQKLLVSKMGYFADVTAGQRLEDMDISVHCDIQIFDWLMRWVKRDSILVADWPLLDPHNVVPILVSASFLQMEPLLHDCMIYCHAHMNEIVKTSTNLACLSDALLTRLAAMYTNAELEAIRDRKDKIQSRLYCKMITSLAEPVPETLRGHYASLATLFKCTKCNKLLGRHIAEQVPCQPSSMRIDRRGNVISSHCKDLSWNLNEYITWLYGELRSWRRVYWRLWGDCHFLRCQLCDSYFPAYQMEWCSHHEQSAHMFQLDGRPPLPAGRYPCCGERAYRFETVTRNTGCQFREHAPDERLAADAAVMDMYNRFRDIVSMRPPQLMFPERLTRIVAREPGEDAGRLQCKEVFWWEGIQLMPPRQPLGLLGKMYTSNNKFNPSARPGSPPLGTARLSAQSLAASCSASVGPTTEEVRLKPPPKEAKEDAPRKVPSAAATLSWTTEPSRPRIPRLRVNAAPPAPGLTRTVFRGGVSPGWPERHALLSSVPAWWGGSGWRRCRRAATRTGSAGSRSAPRGSCGRRWPAAPPPRPRHRPNPRLQLAACTRGWRRSGASVTRRRGRACCARGPGSPPTSTSDSCHTDTDTFINFVIVDLFVIPILVFTFYL, encoded by the exons ATGAAGACAGCCTATCAAGTTTACGAGCATTTGGAAGGGGACGAAGATGAAGGTAATAAGATAAATTGGGAGGAATTGACGAAATTGACTGTCTTGAATCATGTGATCGAACAGCAAGAGAGGGATCTTTTGCATCAAACTGCTTTCTCTTGTCCTAAACCATTGATAAGTAAAAGCGATACGGCAATTGAGAAAAAGAACAGCATGGATCGTCTTGAAAAACGATACAGCTGCAGTGAAATAGAAG GGTCACGGCGGCGTTCTTTACCTCCTGAAGCAAGGGTGGAAATGCTGGGAGTATGGACTGAAGCAAATctaaattgcaaattaaatgat gtaaTTAATGAAGGCATTTTAGACTCGATACTTCCTTATCTTGTTGGATACAAGAAGCCCACTAAAACAACAAGTACTTACGCCCCTGTAATCAAGAAGGCTTCAACATCATCTACTGACATAAAAAAACCAGCGAGTTTTCAAG gttttGTAACTGAAAAGGAATCAAGAGACCGTCTTGGGAGGCGTAAATCTTCGGTAATTGCAGCACAGGAACGTATAGCTCAAAAACAAGA TGGTGACGTGGAAATTCATGTTTGCGACGAAGTCAAAGGCCTGAAGAAGGACTTCAGATGCCCTCAGAAGCTACTGGTTTCCAAAATGGGTTATTTTGCAGACGTGACGGCTGGACAAAGACTGGAAGATATGGACATTTCTGTACATTGTGATATTCAG atatTTGATTGGCTGATGCGATGGGTGAAGAGGGATTCCATCCTGGTCGCTGATTGGCCGCTGTTGGATCCCCACAACGTCGTGCCTATACTCGTTTCTGCTTCATTTTTACAG ATGGAGCCACTCCTCCACGACTGCATGATCTACTGCCACGCGCACATGAACGAAATCGTGAAGACGTCTACCAACCTGGCTTGCCTCAGCGACGCGCTCCTAACCAG ACTAGCCGCCATGTACACGAACGCCGAGTTGGAGGCAATCCGCGACCGGAAGGACAAGATCCAGTCGCGGCTGTACTGCAAGATGATCACGTCGCTGGCCGAGCCCGTGCCGGAGACGCTGCGCGGGCACTACGCCAGCCTCGCCACGCTCTTCAAGTGCACCAA GTGCAACAAGCTGTTGGGGAGGCACATCGCGGAGCAGGTCCCGTGCCAGCCCTCCAGCATGAGGATAGATCGACGAGGGAACGTTATTTCTTCTCATTGCAA GGACCTGAGTTGGAATCTAAACGAATACATAACGTGGCTGTACGGAGAACTTCGATCTTGGAGGCGCGTGTACTGGCGGCTGTGGGGGGACTGCCACTTTCTGAGGTGTCAGCTCTGTGACAGCTACTTCCCGGCTTATCAG ATGGAGTGGTGTTCTCACCACGAGCAGTCGGCCCACATGTTCCAGCTGGACGGGCGGCCGCCGCTGCCGGCCGGCAGGTACCCGTGCTGCGGGGAGAGGGCGTACCGCTTCGAGACTGTCACCAGGAATACC GGTTGCCAGTTCCGCGAGCACGCCCCGGACGAGCGGCTGGCGGCGGACGCGGCCGTCATGGACATGTACAACCGGTTCCGGGACATCGTCTCCATGCGGCCGCCTCAGCTCATGTTCCCGGAGAGACTCACCCGGATTGTAGCTAGAG AGCCAGGCGAAGACGCCGGCCGGCTTCAATGCAAAGAAGTGTTCTGGTGGGAGGGCATCCAGCTGATGCCGCCGCGGCAGCCGCTCGGGCTCCTCGGCAAGATGTACACCAGCAACAATAAGTTCAACC CGAGTGCTCGTCCGGGGTCTCCGCCCTTGGGTACCGCGCGGCTGTCGGCGCAGTCCCTCGCGGCTAGCTGCTCTGCGTCTGTCGGTCCGACCACTGAAGAAGTGCGGCTGAAACCACCGCCTAAGGAGGCCAAGGAAGATGCACCGCGGAAG GTGCCATCGGCGGCGGCGACTCTGTCATGGACGACGGAGCCGAGCAGACCTCGGATTCCGAGACTGAGAGTGAACGCAGCTCCACCAGCGCCAGGTCTGACGAGGACAGTGTTCCGAGGAGGCGTCAGCCCAGGCTGGCCAGAGCGCCACGCCCTGTTGTCAA GCGTGCCCGCGTGGTGGGGCGGCAGTGGGTGGCGTCGCTGTCGGCGCGCAGCAACCAGGACGGGCAGCGCAGGTTCGAGGAGCGCGCCGCGCGGCTCATGCGGGCGGCGCTGGCCCGCCGCGCCCCCTCCGCGCCCACGCCACAGGCCAAACCCAAGACTCCAGCTG GCGGCGTGTACGCGCGGCTGGAGGCGGAGTGGCGCGAGCGTCACGCGCAGGCGCGGCCGCGCGTGCTGTGCGCGCGGCCCAGGCAGCCCGCCAACAAGTACAAGTGACAGCTGTCACACTGACACTGATACATTCATAAACTTTGTTattgttgatttatttgttatccCAATTctagttttcactttttatttgtga